A window of the Brassica oleracea var. oleracea cultivar TO1000 chromosome C1, BOL, whole genome shotgun sequence genome harbors these coding sequences:
- the LOC106326550 gene encoding adenine/guanine permease AZG1-like — MEQELPSSTRPKPKLLNRLNTYVGSSRVGKRFKLAERNSTFTTELRAGTATFLTMAYILAVNASILSDSGGTCSVSDCVPLCSNPALLPSQCTGPGLRLIQPDITCKFDPVNPGYAACLEGLRKDLIVATVASSLIGCVIMGLMANLPLALAPGMGTNAYFAYTAVGFHGSGSISYQTALAAVFIEGLIFLFISAIGFRTKLAKLVPKPVRISSSAGIGLFLAFIGLQNNQGLGLVGYSPSTLVTLAACPASSRASLAPVITSANGTVALLAGGSVSGDIMCLHGRMESPTFWLGIVGFVIIAYCLIKNVKGAMIYGIVFVTAVSWFRNTEVTAFPNTPAGDNAHDYFKKIVDVHVIKNTAGALSFSGISKGHFWEALVTFLYVDILDTTGTLYSMARFAGFVDENGDFEGQYFAFMSDASAIVIGSLLGTSPVTVFIESSTGIREGGRTGLTAITVAVYFFFAMFFTPLLASIPAWAVGPPLILVGVMMMKAVTEIDWGDMREAIPAFVTMILMPLTYSVAYGLIGGIGTYIVLHLWDWGEEGMVKFGFLKRKVDEEEEEEEVNDTNGLVKVNYTHTSV, encoded by the coding sequence ATGGAGCAAGAACTACCTTCTAGTACTAGACCCAAGCCCAAGCTACTTAACCGTCTCAACACCTACGTGGGCTCAAGCCGGGTCGGCAAGCGGTTCAAACTCGCCGAACGGAATTCAACTTTCACGACGGAGCTCCGTGCCGGTACGGCGACATTTCTCACCATGGCGTATATCCTCGCCGTGAACGCCTCCATCCTCTCCGACTCCGGCGGAACTTGCTCTGTTTCCGACTGTGTCCCCCTCTGCTCAAACCCAGCCCTCCTACCTTCCCAGTGTACCGGACCGGGTCTCAGATTAATCCAACCGGATATAACATGTAAATTCGATCCGGTTAATCCCGGTTACGCCGCGTGCCTAGAAGGACTTCGAAAGGATCTAATCGTCGCCACCGTGGCTTCTTCCTTGATCGGATGCGTGATCATGGGACTGATGGCGAATCTCCCTCTAGCGTTAGCTCCGGGAATGGGAACAAACGCATACTTCGCTTACACAGCCGTCGGTTTTCACGGATCCGGTTCAATCTCGTACCAAACCGCTCTCGCCGCGGTTTTCATCGAGGGGCTAATATTCCTCTTCATCTCCGCCATAGGCTTCAGAACGAAGCTAGCGAAACTCGTCCCTAAACCGGTCCGAATCAGCTCATCCGCCGGTATAGGACTCTTCCTCGCCTTCATCGGTTTACAAAACAACCAAGGACTCGGTTTAGTCGGTTACAGCCCCTCAACACTCGTCACACTCGCCGCGTGTCCAGCCTCGTCACGTGCCTCGTTAGCTCCCGTTATAACGTCGGCTAACGGAACCGTTGCTTTACTCGCTGGCGGTTCAGTTTCCGGCGATATCATGTGCCTCCACGGGCGCATGGAGAGCCCCACGTTCTGGCTGGGCATCGTCGGGTTCGTGATCATCGCTTATTGCCTGATCAAGAACGTGAAAGGAGCGATGATCTACGGGATCGTCTTCGTAACGGCCGTTTCGTGGTTCCGTAACACCGAAGTAACGGCGTTTCCGAACACGCCTGCGGGAGATAACGCTCACGATTATTTCAAAAAGATCGTTGACGTCCACGTCATCAAGAACACGGCGGGAGCGTTAAGCTTCTCGGGGATAAGCAAAGGGCATTTCTGGGAAGCGTTGGTGACTTTCCTCTACGTGGATATTTTGGACACGACGGGGACGCTCTACTCCATGGCGAGGTTCGCCGGATTCGTCGACGAGAACGGCGATTTCGAGGGGCAGTACTTCGCGTTCATGTCCGACGCGTCCGCGATCGTGATCGGATCGCTTTTAGGGACGTCTCCGGTGACGGTTTTTATTGAATCGTCGACGGGGATAAGGGAGGGAGGGAGGACGGGGCTGACGGCGATCACGGTGGCGGTTTACTTCTTCTTCGCGATGTTTTTCACGCCGCTGCTGGCTTCGATTCCGGCGTGGGCGGTTGGACCGCCGTTGATACTGGTGGGGGTGATGATGATGAAGGCCGTGACGGAGATCGATTGGGGAGATATGAGAGAGGCGATTCCGGCGTTCGTGACGATGATTCTGATGCCGTTGACGTACTCGGTGGCGTATGGGTTGATCGGAGGGATTGGGACGTATATTGTGTTGCATCTGTGGGACTGGGGAGAAGAAGGTATGGTGAAGTTTGGGTTCTTGAAAAGGAAAGTTGATGAAGAAGAAGAAGAAGAAGAGGTTAATGATACTAATGGACTTGTTAAAGTTAACTACACTCACACGTCTGTTTAG
- the LOC106324059 gene encoding superoxide dismutase [Mn] 1, mitochondrial encodes MAIRSLAGRRTLTGLKETSSRLLGFRSIQTFTLPDLPYDYSALEPAISGEIMQIHHQKHHQAYVTNYNNALEQLDQAVNKGDASGVVKLQSAIKFNGGGHVNHSIFWKNLAPVKEGGGEPPKGALGYAIDTHFGSLEGLVKKMSAEGAALQGSGWVWLGLDKELKKLVVDTTANQDPLVTKGGSLVPLVGIDVWEHAYYLQYKNVRPEYLKNVWKVINWKYASEVYEKECK; translated from the exons ATGGCGATTCGTTCTTTAGCCGGCAGAAGAACCCTAACCGGCCTAAAGGAGACATCTTCGAGACTCCTAGGCTTCCGATCAATCCAGACCTTCACGCTTCCTGATCTCCCCTATGATTACAGCGCCTTGGAGCCGGCGATCAGCGGCGAGATCATGCAGATCCATCACCAGAAGCATCACCAGGCGTACGTCACTAATTACAACAATGCCCTCGAGCAGCTGGATCAGGCCGTCAACAAGGGAGACGCTTCCGGCGTCGTTAAGTTGCAGAGCGCCATCAAGTTCAACGGCGGAG GTCATGTGAACCACTCTATTTTCTGGAAGAATCTTGCTCCTGTCAAG GAAGGTGGTGGAGAGCCACCAAAGGGAGCTCTTGGCTACGCCATTGACACTCATTTTGGCTCCCTTGAAGGTTTGGTGAAGAAGATGAGTGCTGAAGGTGCTGCTTTGCAAGGGTCAGGATGGGTG TGGCTCGGTTTAGACAAAGAGCTTAAGAAGCTTGTGGTTGACACAACCGCCAATCAG GATCCACTTGTGACAAAAGGAGGAAGCTTGGTTCCTCTGGTGGGTATTGATGTTTGGGAGCACGCCTACTATTTACAG TACAAGAATGTGAGGCCGGAGTATCTGAAGAACGTGTGGAAAGTGATCAACTGGAAATATGCAAGCGAAGTTTATGAGAAGGAGTGCAAGTGA
- the LOC106342802 gene encoding reticulon-like protein B16: MDSSSDNEGDYDGRNEGGSTSDYRLLGRQVTVHQFMGGGKAADLLLWRKRNHSLGVIVLSTVAWLIFEFSGLPFLSVSSDVLLIVVILSFVLAQASGFRSRHVNSLPELVLSEEMVNSAAASFRVKLNHLLVMAHDVTVGNDFRLFFKVVICLWLLSAIGCYISFCTLVYIGTILSVTIPALYSKYQSKVDKCCGLIHRQFSHHYKLVDENVISRLSWSFSKDKDS, encoded by the exons ATGGATAGTTCGAGTGACAACGAGGGTGATTACGACGGAAGAAACGAAGGAGGATCCACGTCGGATTATCGATTGCTGGGTCGGCAAGTTACGGTTCATCAGTTCATGGGCGGTGGCAAAG CTGCTGACTTACTCTTATGGAGGAAAAGAAACCATTCGTTGGGGGTCATCGTTTTATCAACCGTAGCTTGGCTTATATTCGAGTTTTCCGGATTGCCTTTCTTATCTGTTTCTTCAGATGTCTTACTGATCGTTGTCATACTATCATTCGTCCTTGCCCAGGCTTCTGGTTTTAGGAGCAG ACATGTGAATTCGTTACCAGAGCTTGTTCTATCCGAGGAAATGGTTAATAGTGCCGCAGCTTCCTTCCGTGTCAAACTTAATCACTTGCTTGTTATGGCTCATGATGTCACAGTTGGCAACGATTTTCGCCTCTTCTTCAAG GTGGTGATTTGTCTATGGCTTCTTTCTGCCATTGGTTGCTATATTTCTTTCTGCACTCTTGTTTATATCG GGACCATCCTATCTGTAACAATACCGGCTTTGTACAGCAAATATCAAAGCAAAGTAGACAAGTGTTGCGGTTTGATTCACAGGCAATTTTCTCATCACTACAAGTTAGTTGACGAAAATGTTATAAGCAGACTCTCATGGAGCTTTTCCAAGGATAAAGATTCCTGA
- the LOC106293918 gene encoding RING-H2 finger protein ATL72, whose amino-acid sequence MARVLLEPQANAPADANPKARTGFNDTYFDTNMVIILAALLCALICALSLNSALRCVLRITSRFTPDQDAAASNANANPGRLATTTGLKKRALKQIPVGLYGSGIINMKATECLICLGDFVEGEKVRVLPKCNHGFHVRCIDTWLLSRDSCPTCRQSLILEQPSPMGGSSRRDDDVAVSVVRT is encoded by the coding sequence ATGGCTCGGGTGTTACTTGAGCCGCAAGCAAACGCACCGGCCGACGCAAACCCTAAAGCCAGAACAGGCTTTAACGACACCTACTTCGACACTAACATGGTCATAATTCTAGCTGCTCTACTCTGTGCTCTGATATGTGCTCTAAGCCTCAACTCTGCCTTGCGATGTGTGTTACGCATCACAAGCAGATTCACACCCGATCAAGACGCAGCCGCTTCAAACGCAAACGCAAATCCTGGACGTTTAGCGACTACCACGGGGCTCAAGAAACGGGCGCTGAAACAAATCCCCGTGGGATTGTACGGATCAGGGATCATTAACATGAAAGCTACAGAGTGTTTGATCTGTCTCGGGGATTTCGTGGAAGGAGAGAAAGTTAGGGTTTTGCCAAAATGTAACCATGGCTTTCACGTGAGGTGCATCGACACTTGGTTGCTTTCACGTGACTCTTGTCCCACTTGCAGACAATCTCTTATCCTTGAGCAACCGTCGCCGATGGGTGGTAGTTCTCGCCGGGATGATGACGTGGCAGTTTCTGTCGTAAGGACATAA
- the LOC106298353 gene encoding mannan endo-1,4-beta-mannosidase 3-like, with product MKCLCLVAFLAIVITQSYNDLGVEAASGDGFVSRKGVQFILDGKPFYANGFNAYWLTYEATDPATRFKITYAFQNATSRGLTVARTWGFRDGGYRALQTAPGRYDELTFQGLDFAIAEAKRLGIKMIITFVNNYSDFGGRKQYVEWAKSQGQVANSEDDFYTNPLVKQFFKNHVKTMVDRVNTFTKIAYKDEPTIMAWELMNEPQCKADPSGKTLTAWIGEMATYVKSLDSKHLLSTGLEGFYGDSSPQRKASLNPVAANVLGTDFIANHFFDAIDFASIHSYPDLWFPNLNETSRLEFLRKWLEGHMEDAQNILKKPLILGEFGKPSNTPGYTLAQRDAVFNATFDTIYASAEKGGPIAGALFWHLISGGMTNFEDPLSIVLSDNTSSVNIIGQQSRKLGLIGGRGKLSHKIKI from the exons ATGAAGTGTTTGTGTTTGGTTGCGTTTCTAGCAATTGTGATCACACAAAGCTACAACGATCTAGGAGTAGAAGCAGCGTCGGGAGATGGTTTCGTGAGCAGGAAAGGCGTCCAGTTTATTCTCGACGGGAAACCATTTTACGCCAATGGATTCAATGCCTACTGGCTCACGTACGAAGCCACCGATCCGGCCACAAGGTTTAAAATCACCTACGCCTTTCAAAACGCGACCAGTCGCGGTCTGACCGTCGCACGCACATGGGGTTTCCGAGATGGCGGTTACCGTGCTCTCCAAACCGCCCCTGGTCGCTACGATGAACTAACGTTTCAG GGTTTGGATTTTGCGATAGCCGAAGCAAAAAGACTGGGTATAAAAATGATAATCACCTTTGTCAATAACTATTCCGACTTCGGAGGAAGGAAACAATACGTGGAGTGGGCTAAAAGTCAAGGCCAAGTCGCAAATTCAGAAGACGATTTCTACACAAACCCTCTTGTTAAACAGTTCTTCAAGAACCACGTCAAG ACTATGGTGGACAGAGTGAATACATTTACCAAAATTGCATACAAAGATGAACCAACCATTATGGCTTGGGAGCTCATGAACGAACCCCAATGCAAAGCAGACCCAAGTGGAAAAACCCTGACGGCTTGGATTGGTGAAATGGCTACTTACGTAAAATCACTTGATTCAAAACATCTCCTCTCTACCGGTCTTGAAGGCTTCTATGGTGACTCATCTCCTCAAAGAAAAGCTTCTTTGAATCCAGTTGCAGCCAACGTTCTTGGAACCGATTTCATCGCTAATCACTTTTTCGACGCCATTGATTTCGCATCGATTCACTCTTACCCTGACTTATG GTTTCCAAACCTAAATGAGACTTCTCGATTGGAATTTTTAAGAAAATGGCTTGAAGGCCACATGGAAGATGCACAAAACATTCTTAAAAAACCTCTAATCCTAGGAGAATTCGGGAAACCATCGAATACACCAGGCTATACTCTAGCTCAGAGAGATGCCGTCTTTAATGCAACGTTCGACACCATTTACGCGTCTGCGGAAAAGGGCGGTCCAATCGCAGGTGCATTGTTTTGGCACCTTATTAGCGGCGGTATGACCAATTTTGAAGACCCCCTCTCCATTGTACTTAGTGACAACACCTCGTCGGTTAATATTATTGGGCAGCAGTCACGAAAGTTGGGCTTGATTGGTGGAAGAGGAAAACTAAGTCACAAAATCAAAATCTAG
- the LOC106292376 gene encoding methylesterase 17 yields the protein MAEENQDHTLELKPRRKQPHFVLIHGMSLGSWCWYKIKCLMEVSGFTVTCIDLKSSGIDPSSADTLTSFDQYNRPLTDFLSSLPEQEQVILVGHSAGGLSVTSSIQRFPKKICLAVYIAATMLKIGFQTAEDLKDGVPDLSEHGDVYELGFGLGPENPPTSALIKPEFRRKLLYHMSPQQECVLAALMMRPAPLLALTTAKMEEGKGKEEEEELVPRVYIKTLHDRVMKPEQQQAMMKRWPPRQAYEVDSDHSPFFSNPFVLCGLLIKAAVSVGSI from the exons ATGGCGGAGGAAAATCAAGATCACACCCTAGAATTGAAACCAAGAAGAAAACAACCACACTTTGTGCTAATACATGGCATGAGCTTAGGATCATGGTGCTGGTACAAAATCAAGTGTCTCATGGAAGTCTCTGGCTTCACAGTCACTTGCATCGACCTCAAATCCTCCGGCATAGATCCTTCCTCTGCCGATACTCTAACTTCCTTCGACCAATACAACCGGCCACTCACCGACTTCCTCTCCTCCTTACCCGAACAAGAACAG GTGATACTTGTGGGTCACAGTGCAGGAGGGCTTAGTGTAACGAGCTCGATCCAGAGATTCCCTAAGAAGATCTGTCTGGCTGTTTATATCGCAGCCACAATGCTCAAAATCGGGTTTCAGACAGCTGAAGATTTGAAAGAT GGAGTGCCTGACCTATCAGAACATGGTGATGTCTATGAGCTCGGTTTCGGTTTAGGACCCGAGAATCCTCCTACTAGTGCCCTTATCAAACCTGAGTTCAGACGAAAGCTCCTTTACCACATGAGTCCTCAACAG GAGTGTGTATTGGCTGCGTTAATGATGAGACCAGCTCCGCTTCTGGCGCTCACAACTGCGAAAATGGAAGAGGGAAAAGGAAAAGAAGAGGAGGAGGAGCTGGTACCGCGCGTGTACATCAAGACATTGCACGACCGGGTGATGAAACCGGAGCAGCAGCAGGCGATGATGAAACGGTGGCCACCGAGACAAGCTTATGAAGTGGACAGTGACCATTCACCTTTCTTCTCTAACCCTTTTGTTCTCTGCGGTTTACTCATTAAAGCTGCCGTTTCTGTGGGTTCTATCTAA
- the LOC106295368 gene encoding cytochrome b-c1 complex subunit 8-like produces the protein MGKQPVKLKAVVYALSPFQQKIMTGLWKDLPEKIHHKVSENWISATLLVTPVLGTYWYAQHFQEHEKLEHRF, from the exons ATGGGGAAACAGCCGGTGAAGTTGAAGGCGGTGGTCTACGCGCTATCGCCGTTTCAGCAGAAGATAATGACGGGACTCTGGAAGGATCTCCCGGAGAAGATCCACCACAAGGTCTCGGAGAATTGGATCAGCGCCACTCTCCTCGTCACTCCTGTCCTCGGAACCTACTG GTATGCTCAGCACTTCCAGGAACATGAGAAACTCGAGCACAGGTTCTGA
- the LOC106341880 gene encoding protein transport protein SEC31 yields MGKPEDDGNSLRAGGEALGDSAERRRNAPPRRRLRCCCGCFEWISGLVGCKCLFVLLLSVSLFLSALFLLLPFGAVDRGGSSLDPRFKGHAVVASFSLNRPKSFLNEHLAQLQEDIFQEMSYISINVTILALESHELNTTKVVFGIDHDTAYREIFPLSLSTIKGMFESVLINQSTLQLTKPLFGDTFLFEVLKFPGGITVIPPQSAFPLQKFKLSFNFTLNYSIHRIQINFNTLAIQLKNGLNLAPYENLYVTLSNAEGSTVYPPTTVHSSVLLRVGTSNPSPRLKQLTDTITGSRSKNLGLNNTIFGKVKQVRLSSLPNNSDSSTNSPSPSPSPHSNHHHHHHHHHHHHNHHHHHHHHHHHHHHQLSPSIAPAISPVASPVPQKSPRIRRAPSAPPPCNSGNRRGQRVHFKDKHLHFSSTPTPTPSPSPPSHRPPRYSAQPPHASHHSPRYSARPPHHQLHSPAPIPAAKPHIVPVSAPLPHVVFANAAPPPKTKPSEPQHANEVSHPQPQTSSSNLNLPATPWIVLLMLIAAWLRE; encoded by the exons ATGGGTAAACCCGAGGATGACGGCAACAGCCTCCGCGCCGGAGGAGAAGCTCTCGGCGATTCCGCGGAGAGGAGGAGGAATGCTCCTCCTCGTCGTCGTCTTCGTTGTTGTTGTGGGTGTTTCGAATGGATCTCGGGGCTTGTTGGGTGTAAATGCCTCTTCGTGCTGCTTCTCTCCGTCTCCTTGTTTCTCTCCGCTTTGTTTTTGTTGCTTCCTTTTGGCGCCGTGGATCGTGGGGGTTCGAGTCTCGATCCCAGATTTAAAG GTCATGCTGTAGTAGCGAGTTTTAGCCTCAATAGACCAAAATCTTTTCTTAATGAACATCTCGCGCAGCTTCAGGAGGACATCTTCCAAGAGATGAGCTACATTTCCATCAAC GTAACTATCCTAGCCCTCGAGTCACACGAACTGAACACAACAAAGGTTGTGTTTGGAATCGACCACGATACAGCATACCGAGAGATATTTCCTCTCTCCTTGAGTACTATCAAGGGGATGTTTGAATCGGTGCTCATAAACCAATCCACTCTTCAGCTTACCAAACCCTTGTTTGGGGACACTTTCCTTTTCGAAGTTCTAAAGTTTCCAGGAGGAATCACTGTGATTCCACCTCAAAGTGCTTTCCCGCTGCAGAAGTTCAAGCTTTCTTTCAACTTTACGCTAAACTACTCCATTCATCGGATCCAGATAAACTTCAATACCCTTGCTATTCAACTCAAGAATGGCCTGAATCTCGCACCATACGAG AATCTGTATGTAACCTTATCAAACGCAGAGGGTTCCACCGTGTATCCCCCTACGACTGTTCACTCATCTGTTTTGCTGAGAGTCGGGACTTCAAATCCAAGCCCAAGACTGAAGCAGCTGACTGATACCATCACGGGCTCACGCTCGAAGAACCTTGGCCTGAACAATACCATATTTGGTAAGGTCAAGCAAGTTCGTCTGTCATCTTTGCCAAACAACAGTGATAGCAGCACCAACTCTCCATCACCTTCACCTTCCCCTCATTCCAACCACCACCATCACCACCATCACCATCATCATCACCACAACCATCATCACCACCATCACCACCACCACCACCATCATCATCATCAGCTTAGCCCAAGTATAGCTCCTGCTATTTCACCTGTGGCCTCTCCTGTCCCTCAGAAAAGTCCTAGAATTAGAAGAGCTCCATCTGCACCTCCGCCCTGCAACTCAGGGAATAGAAGAGGACAAAGAGTACATTTCAAGGATAAACATTTGCATTTCTCATCTACACCTACTCCCACGCCTTCTCCTTCCCCTCCATCACATCGTCCTCCTCGCTATTCTGCTCAGCCACCACATGCATCACATCATTCTCCTCGCTATTCTGCTCGACCACCACATCATCAGCTGCACTCACCGGCCCCTATTCCTGCAGCCAAGCCTCATATAGTTCCAGTCTCTGCCCCTCTACCTCATGTGGTGTTTGCCAATGCAGCTCCACCACCGAAAACCAAACCAAGTGAACCGCAGCACGCAAACGAAGTTTCTCATCCTCAACCGCAGACATCTTCAT CTAATTTGAACTTACCAGCTACGCCATGGATTGTTCTACTCATGCTGATAGCGGCTTGGCTTCGTGAATAA
- the LOC106340878 gene encoding bZIP transcription factor 28 — protein sequence MTESTFSIANPPEIPDLNPNMLADPDMISVPPLDPLFLSASDPISDLSFFLDDENGDFADLDFSFDDSVDFFDFDLDAEAPVAITESNANHANMDSPETKNVDRGLEDRSDSVHSQVSSQGSKTLASGGCDTSSSPEKSSVSKSKRKKGDSGGDYRSFKYQKSDEKSATPVGEDDEKKKVRLIRNRESAQLSRLRKKQYVEELQGKVKSMNSTIAELNGKISYVMAENAALRQQMMAASGAPAPMNPYMAAPPLPYQWMPYPPPYPYGSQIPLVPKLPLPSCSRPKKGEGRSKLKKVASISFIGILFFMFLFGTLVPFMNVDNGGDSGLAKYEGRRYYDEHRGKVLMVGDGSDVRRGSVHSSRDSCGGVEGRVSNSSEPLFASLYVPRNDGLVKIDGNLIIHSVLASEKAKKNVSETIKSEEPDLTVPGALSSALAVPDVRGNGAMLPHSSKALSSGSPDGKRLHQWFHEGGAGTLMDYSMCTEVFQFDISPGAIVPSSVSNITREHLQNVTTTRDKRMKNRRILEGLPVSRLASELNITEAQASKDAQNKSFHGKANTKPTSSSMVVSVLLDPREVVDSETDRVMPSNPKSLSRIFVVVLLDSVKYVTYSCVLPRSGLHLVAT from the exons ATGACGGAGTCCACATTCTCTATCGCTAACCCACCGGAGATACCTGATCTGAACCCTAATATGCTAGCAGATCCCGATATGATCTCAGTCCCGCCGCTAGATCCTCTCTTCCTCTCTGCTTCCGATCCGATTTCCGATCTAAGCTTCTTCCTCGACGACGAGAACGGAGACTTCGCGGATTTGGATTTCTCGTTTGACGATTCCGTCGATTTCTTCGATTTCGACCTCGACGCGGAGGCCCCGGTGGCAATCACAGAATCGAACGCGAACCATGCGAATATGGATTCACCGGAGACGAAGAACGTCGATAGAGGTTTAGAAGATCGATCTGACTCTGTTCATTCTCAGGTCTCGTCGCAAGGCTCGAAGACTTTGGCGTCAGGCGGTTGCGACACGTCATCCTCCCCTGAGAAGTCTTCTGTGAGCAAGAGCAAGAGGAAGAAGGGAGACTCTGGAGGAGATTACAGGAGCTTCAAGTATCAAAAGTCTGATGAGAAATCAGCAACTCCTGTGGGAGAGGACGATGAGAAGAAGAAGGTGAGGCTGATAAGGAACCGTGAGAGCGCTCAGCTTTCGAGATTAAGGAAGAAGCAATACGTTGAGGAGCTTCAAGGGAAAGTGAAGAGCATGAACTCCACCATTGCTGAATTGAACGGGAAAATATCTTACGTTATGGCTGAGAATGCAGCGTTAAGGCAGCAGATGATGGCTGCTTCTGGTGCTCCTGCTCCTATGAATCCTTACATGGCTGCACCGCCTTTACCTTATCAGTGGATGCCGTATCCTCCGCCGTATCCTTATGGATCACAGATTCCATTGGTTCCTAAATTGCCTCTCCCGAGTTGTAGTAGACCGAAGAAGGGAGAGGGGAGAAGCAAGCTCAAGAAGGTTGCTAGTATCAGTTTTATTGGGATTCTGTTCTTTATGTTCTTGTTTGGTACGTTGGTTCCGTTTATGAATGTTGACAATGGAGGAGATAGTGGTTTGGCTAAGTATGAGGGTCGTAGGTATTATGATGAGCATAGAGGGAAGGTTCTTATGGTTGGTGATGGGTCTGATGTTAGAAGAGGAAGTGTCCATTCTAGTAGAGATAGTTGTGGGGGAGTAGAAGGAAGAGTGAGCAATTCCAGTGAGCCTCTCTTTGCTTCTCTCTACGTTCCAAGGAACGATGGGCTTGTGAAGATCGATGGGAACTTGATCATTCACTCTGTTTTGGCTAGCGAGAAAGCTAAGAAGAATGTGTCTGAGACGATAAAAAGCGAAGAACCTGATTTGACGGTTCCTGGTGCTCTGTCTTCTGCATTAGCTGTCCCTGATGTGAGAGGAAATGGGGCAATGCTTCCACATTCTTCCAAGGCTCTCTCTTCTGGTTCGCCTGATGGGAAAAGACTTCACCAGTGGTTTCATGAAGGTGGCGCAG GGACACTAATGGATTACAGCATGTGCACCGAGGTCTTCCAGTTCGATATATCTCCAGGTGCTATAGTCCCATCATCAGTCTCCAACATTACAAGGGAGCATCTCCAGAATGTCACCACCACCCGAGACAAGAGAATGAAGAACAGGAGGATTCTCGAGGGGCTTCCGGTTTCACGTTTGGCATCTGAGCTTAACATCACGGAAGCCCAGGCGAGCAAAGACGCCCAAAACAAGAGCTTTCATGGGAAAGCTAATACCAAACCCACATCATCATCAATGGTTGTTTCAGTGTTGCTTGATCCAAGGGAGGTCGTTGACTCTGAAACCGATAGAGTCATGCCCTCAAACCCGAAATCACTTTCCCGGATCTTCGTGGTGGTGCTTCTAGACAGTGTCAAGTACGTTACCTACTCATGCGTTCTTCCCCGGTCAGGTCTCCATCTTGTGGCTACCTGA
- the LOC106303007 gene encoding transmembrane emp24 domain-containing protein p24delta6-like — MAILPLLVIALVCLAGGGSLLPAVEAIWLTIPRAGDRCVYEVIQANVVVVGDFLCIDQNNEVGLGPTVNIRVTSAYGKEVYKRTNVTQGRFAFTTSESGTYLACLSMHKDQTHYAVDNSTAIVSLDWKMGIGTKDWDAVAKKEKIEGVELELRKSAERVFEIRANILFLRFREASMREINEKTNKRVSQLSFMSLGLSVVVSLFQVWHLKRFFLKKKLI; from the exons ATGGCGATATTACCGTTATTAGTCATTGCTTTGGTTTGCCTCGCAGGCGGTGGCTCTCTTTTACCGGCGGTGGAAGCTATATGGTTAACGATTCCAAGGGCCGGCGACAGATGCGTCTACGAAGTGATTCAAGCCAATGTGGTCGTCGTTGGCGACTTCCTTTGCATTGATCAAAATAACGAGGTGGGACTTGGTCCTACCGTTAATATTCGG GTAACATCAGCTTACGGGAAAGAAGTGTACAAGAGAACAAACGTGACGCAAGGTCGGTTTGCGTTTACGACGAGCGAGAGCGGAACATACTTAGCTTGTTTATCCATGCATAAAGATCAGACACACTACGCAGTCGATAATAGCACTGCCATCGTCAGTCTTGACTGGAAGATGGGTATTGGAACCAAAGATTGGGATGCTGTTGCTAAGAAAGAAAAGATCGAG GGTGTGGAGCTTGAACTTCGAAAATCTGCTGAACGTGTATTTGAAATTAGGGCAAACATTCTCTTTCTAAGATTCAG GGAAGCATCTATGAGGGAGATAAACGAGAAGACTAACAAGAGGGTTTCACAGCTTAGCTTTATGTCTTTAGGGCTCTCTGTTGTTGTTTCACTTTTTCAAGTTTGGCATCTCAAACGCTTCTTCCTCAAAAAGAAGCTTATCTAA